A single region of the bacterium genome encodes:
- a CDS encoding glycosyltransferase, with the protein MRILALHRTQGHGVEAVHLRGMVDAMRAAGHAVALVGPPGADPYAPPAAGGRPGLAARFARRAPELLFELAEQAYDRRLAGRLAAAAARFQPELLYERYAFFGSAGGRLAARLGIPHVLEVNYTVADPLVRRRSGLLMGQARRSEAALFRRAALVAAVSSRLVQRVRAQGVAEARILLMPNAVHRGWWEAAAKQAPAALPARLAGEPVVGFVGGFYPWHGVDRLVEALRRCRAEGLPGKLLLVGDGPERPRIEADLAAAGLAQHALLTGALPHRELPAWIAAMDLCAMPDSNDYGSPMKVFEYMSLGRPVLAPDLPPLRDALDDGLEGRLFAARDADPPAPLTAALRALLADPALRARLGAAARRRVGERHTWQENWRRVEQALAAQNGPGPEARR; encoded by the coding sequence ATGCGCATCCTCGCCCTGCACCGGACCCAGGGACACGGCGTCGAGGCCGTCCACCTGCGCGGCATGGTGGACGCGATGCGCGCGGCCGGCCACGCGGTGGCGCTCGTCGGCCCGCCGGGCGCCGATCCCTATGCGCCGCCCGCCGCCGGCGGACGGCCCGGCCTCGCGGCGCGCTTCGCGCGTCGCGCCCCCGAGCTGCTCTTCGAGCTGGCCGAGCAGGCCTACGACCGCCGGCTCGCCGGGCGCCTCGCCGCGGCCGCTGCGCGTTTCCAGCCCGAGCTGCTCTACGAGCGCTATGCCTTCTTCGGCAGCGCGGGCGGGCGGCTGGCCGCGCGGCTCGGCATCCCGCACGTGCTCGAGGTGAACTACACGGTGGCCGACCCGCTCGTGCGCCGGCGCAGCGGGCTGCTCATGGGCCAGGCGCGGCGCAGCGAGGCCGCGCTCTTTCGGCGGGCCGCGCTCGTCGCCGCCGTCTCGAGCCGCCTCGTCCAGCGCGTGCGCGCGCAGGGCGTGGCCGAGGCGCGCATCCTGCTGATGCCCAATGCCGTCCACCGCGGCTGGTGGGAAGCGGCGGCGAAGCAGGCGCCGGCCGCGCTGCCCGCGCGGCTCGCCGGCGAGCCGGTGGTGGGCTTCGTGGGCGGCTTCTACCCCTGGCACGGCGTGGATCGTCTCGTCGAGGCCCTGCGCCGCTGCCGCGCGGAGGGTTTGCCGGGCAAGCTGCTGCTTGTCGGCGACGGCCCCGAGCGCCCGCGCATCGAGGCGGATCTCGCGGCTGCCGGTCTCGCCCAGCACGCGCTGCTCACGGGCGCGCTGCCCCATCGCGAGCTGCCGGCCTGGATCGCCGCGATGGACCTCTGCGCCATGCCCGATAGCAACGACTACGGCTCGCCGATGAAGGTCTTCGAGTACATGAGCCTGGGCCGGCCGGTGCTCGCGCCCGACCTGCCGCCTCTGCGCGATGCCCTCGACGACGGCCTCGAGGGCCGCCTCTTCGCCGCGCGCGACGCCGACCCTCCCGCCCCGCTCACGGCGGCCCTGCGCGCGCTGCTCGCGGATCCCGCACTGCGGGCGCGCCTGGGCGCCGCGGCGCGCCGGCGCGTCGGCGAGCGGCACACCTGGCAGGAGAACTGGCGGCGCGTCGAACAGGCGCTGGCGGCCCAGAACGGGCCGGGCCCGGAGGCCCGGCGATGA
- a CDS encoding glycosyltransferase family 4 protein has translation MESAGRGIVITNLFPNAIERMRGQFVLQETQALRERHGYDLRVLAPLPWVPPFLRGKSRYPFSAVPATDSIEGFAVEYPRHIVTPGVLRFCYGDFLLWGVAPHFARLHTAAPADFVLAHYAFPDGYAAMRLAKRYGLPLLIKVRGSDVNLFTRGFARRRLTLDALRGADRVVAVSGALRDRLAQLGLPPERVTVMPNGVNLERFTPRERAASRRELGLPEEPFLFLFVGILRPVKGLTTLLQAFRAIPEMERRRARLVMIGAGNLEAELRDRIARFGMGDQVELRPPVPHAEIPRWLGACDCLVLPSRMEGYPNVLVEALAARRPVIASRVGGIPEIVVEGESGLLVPPGEVWPLTDAMLSMLAGFRFDDRRAGAARRRWEDVADEMHALIQSMRAERGRA, from the coding sequence ATGGAGAGCGCAGGGCGCGGCATCGTCATCACGAACCTCTTCCCGAACGCCATCGAGCGGATGCGCGGGCAGTTCGTGCTGCAGGAGACGCAAGCGCTGCGCGAGCGCCACGGCTACGACTTGCGTGTGCTGGCGCCGCTGCCCTGGGTGCCGCCCTTCCTGCGCGGCAAGAGCCGCTATCCCTTCAGCGCGGTGCCGGCCACCGACAGCATCGAGGGCTTCGCGGTCGAGTACCCGCGCCACATCGTGACGCCCGGCGTGCTGCGCTTCTGCTACGGGGACTTCCTGCTGTGGGGCGTCGCGCCGCACTTCGCGCGCCTGCACACGGCGGCGCCGGCCGACTTCGTGCTTGCGCACTACGCCTTTCCCGACGGCTATGCCGCCATGCGCCTGGCCAAGCGTTACGGGCTGCCGCTCCTGATCAAGGTGCGGGGCTCGGACGTGAACCTCTTCACGCGCGGCTTCGCGCGCCGCCGACTCACGCTGGACGCACTCAGGGGCGCCGACCGCGTGGTCGCGGTGAGCGGCGCGCTGCGCGATCGCCTGGCCCAGCTCGGCCTGCCGCCCGAGCGCGTCACCGTGATGCCCAACGGCGTCAACCTCGAGCGCTTCACGCCCCGCGAGCGCGCGGCGAGCCGGCGCGAGCTCGGTCTGCCCGAGGAGCCCTTCCTCTTCCTGTTCGTCGGCATCTTGCGGCCGGTCAAGGGCCTGACGACGCTGCTCCAGGCCTTTCGGGCAATCCCCGAGATGGAGCGCCGCCGCGCGCGCCTGGTGATGATCGGCGCGGGCAATCTCGAAGCGGAGCTGCGCGATCGCATTGCGCGCTTCGGGATGGGCGATCAGGTCGAGCTACGGCCGCCCGTGCCGCACGCCGAGATCCCCCGCTGGCTGGGCGCCTGCGACTGCCTCGTCCTGCCCAGTCGCATGGAGGGCTACCCGAACGTGCTCGTCGAGGCGCTGGCGGCCAGGCGGCCCGTGATCGCCTCGCGCGTGGGGGGGATTCCGGAGATCGTCGTCGAGGGCGAGAGCGGCCTGCTGGTACCGCCCGGCGAGGTCTGGCCGCTCACGGACGCGATGCTGAGCATGCTGGCGGGCTTTCGCTTCGACGACCGCCGCGCGGGCGCCGCCCGCCGCCGCTGGGAGGACGTCGCCGACGAGATGCACGCGCTCATCCAGTCCATGCGGGCCGAGCGCGGACGCGCCTGA